A window of Sphingobacterium sp. lm-10 contains these coding sequences:
- a CDS encoding TlpA disulfide reductase family protein, with the protein MKQMSITLAFLAICMISYAQDANVFITGKIVGVPADELLYLSTFGSSFRDSTKQDENGFKFAIHIPEGEGQFYILQIGKDVQESGKTTFLFLERGKLRINSRSASFHGAKFSGGKLAEYYNKFQSRPQDGEAEQLYSELRTAREQGDSEQINLLQAEIDRLNRAQKERDKAFVLDNKNSPLVVYPIFFSLRRQSNFEELDALISQLSPRAKNNIPIKQIEYSINTDKLTGIGRVAPAFSQKDTAGREVSLQDFRGKYVLIDFWASWCVPCRMENPNLVTAFQQYKNSNFTVLGISFDGPGISDPWRLAIHDDNLNWTQLSDLHGWNNQVGKVYDIRSIPSNLLIDPDGVIIAKNLKGKFLEEKLHEILGPPELDADTYVIKGEVINDLNYNFFHVNYLDEHDKMVQDSVKMFRGVFSYVGNIKSQTQVEAYFSNEAGEGVGSLSEHLNFYIQPGIITLQGNTHTPSEMNVVLVPAEGSLEQVTTNGFNTQKQKERLGTYLHK; encoded by the coding sequence ATGAAACAGATGTCAATTACACTCGCTTTTTTGGCTATTTGCATGATTAGTTATGCACAAGATGCCAATGTATTTATTACGGGAAAGATAGTAGGTGTACCAGCAGACGAGTTACTATATCTCTCTACTTTTGGAAGTTCGTTTCGAGATTCGACCAAGCAAGATGAAAATGGTTTTAAGTTCGCTATCCACATTCCTGAAGGGGAAGGCCAATTTTATATTTTGCAAATCGGAAAGGATGTTCAGGAAAGCGGCAAAACAACCTTTCTTTTTTTAGAAAGAGGTAAACTGAGGATAAATAGTCGATCTGCCAGTTTTCATGGCGCTAAATTTTCCGGAGGCAAGTTGGCTGAATATTATAATAAGTTTCAAAGCAGGCCTCAAGATGGAGAAGCTGAGCAACTGTATTCTGAATTGCGAACTGCCAGAGAGCAAGGTGACAGTGAGCAAATCAATCTTCTTCAGGCAGAAATTGATCGCTTAAACAGAGCGCAGAAGGAGCGAGATAAAGCGTTCGTTTTAGATAATAAAAATAGTCCTCTGGTGGTTTATCCCATTTTTTTCAGTTTGCGCAGGCAAAGCAATTTTGAAGAATTGGATGCTCTTATCTCACAGTTGTCTCCCAGGGCTAAAAATAATATCCCCATCAAACAAATTGAATACAGTATCAATACGGATAAATTAACTGGTATAGGCCGTGTCGCGCCTGCATTTTCGCAAAAGGATACGGCGGGTCGCGAGGTTTCACTGCAAGATTTTAGGGGAAAATATGTGCTTATTGACTTTTGGGCAAGTTGGTGTGTACCCTGTCGAATGGAAAATCCAAATTTGGTAACGGCATTCCAACAATATAAGAATAGCAATTTTACGGTATTAGGTATATCATTCGATGGACCAGGTATAAGCGACCCTTGGAGGCTAGCTATACATGATGATAACCTAAACTGGACGCAGCTTTCTGATCTTCACGGATGGAATAACCAGGTGGGCAAAGTGTACGATATTCGATCTATTCCATCCAATTTGTTGATAGATCCCGACGGTGTTATTATTGCGAAGAATTTAAAAGGGAAATTCCTCGAAGAAAAACTGCACGAAATTTTAGGCCCACCTGAACTGGATGCGGATACCTACGTCATTAAGGGGGAGGTTATAAACGATCTGAACTATAACTTCTTTCATGTTAACTATCTCGACGAACATGATAAGATGGTTCAGGATAGCGTAAAGATGTTTAGAGGCGTATTTAGCTATGTGGGGAATATTAAATCCCAAACTCAGGTAGAGGCTTATTTTAGCAATGAAGCCGGAGAAGGGGTAGGGTCATTGAGCGAACATCTGAACTTCTACATACAGCCGGGAATAATCACATTGCAAGGTAATACGCACACACCTAGCGAAATGAATGTCGTATTAGTTCCAGCTGAAGGATCTTTGGAACAGGTAACCACTAACGGATTTAACACACAAAAACAAAAGGAGCGTTTAGGAACATATCTTCACAAGTAA
- a CDS encoding LysR family transcriptional regulator: protein MKQTISNLLNPDVDPSISGRIWITSASGTPFFGPGPMELLERIADTGSISKAALEMKMSYRKAWGLINNLNQHTCKPVIIPRIGGESGGGSILTEEALNLISAYKGLQSRFRAFLELESSNI, encoded by the coding sequence ATGAAGCAAACTATTAGCAATCTTCTAAATCCAGATGTTGATCCTTCGATAAGTGGAAGAATTTGGATCACATCTGCGTCGGGAACGCCATTTTTTGGTCCGGGACCAATGGAGTTGCTAGAAAGAATAGCAGATACTGGCTCGATAAGTAAAGCCGCTTTAGAAATGAAAATGTCCTATCGTAAGGCTTGGGGACTAATCAATAATCTTAATCAGCACACATGTAAACCCGTAATCATCCCACGTATTGGTGGAGAGAGTGGCGGTGGATCTATCTTAACAGAAGAAGCACTTAACCTCATTTCTGCCTATAAAGGTTTGCAAAGTCGGTTTCGAGCATTTTTGGAACTTGAATCTTCAAATATCTAA